AAAACTATGAGCTGTTACAAGAGCCGAACCATCAAGACTACCTCCTGGAAGGACAGTAAACATGACGACAAGTGCTTCTTCCACATGGTGCGCCTCCTAGTCCACTAACCAAATAGTTCTGATGTAGGTCCAGCTAAAGAGGAGTCCATTCAGGCAGCGAGGCAGTATGAGGCCTAAAAGTTTCAGTTTTCAAGATTGAATAAATAagatcagagcagctgaagtaCCAGGTTTTCGGGGAATGTGTCCTGGCTGCAGTagacacagagctgagagcTATTACTTAAAATAACTTGACACCAGAAGGACCAGTGAGGAAATTACAAACACAGTCATGTCAGTCTATGGAAGCACCTCACACAAAGGTCCCCAAAGAggtctctttttgtcagcttttATAAAATCCACCCCCTCTCCTTTTTTGGTACTTAATTGAAAATTGTGCGTCAGTCCTGCCAACGATTGCAATAAAATGCTGAATGCACTGAGCTCTTGGCATGTTCCCTGATCTGGCACTTGCACCTAGGAGTGCTGCTGAGTCTCTGTTGATTGTCTACTTCTCATTCATTAGGTATGGTTAATGCTGACACTCCTAAACGGTGAATTCTCACTTGAGTGAGGGGCCTGTGAGCTCAGAGCCCAGGCATCCGcgaaagagaggaaacagttGAGGGGCACGGCGGTGTCACAAACGACACATCACAGGAGACTTTTGAGAAGTCTTTGGCTTTTCCCATACTGGTCCGGTACCAGTGTTCAGCCATGTGGACAGAAAAACTAAGCAGGCAGGTCTGTTGAGAGTTTCAGCCAAGTTAAGCACGGAAATATTTCTTTCCTGTTAACTCAAGAGTCTGGCAGTCACCTGCGTGAGGTTGCCCTCTCTTTTAGTTGCAAGCCACCGGCCATTCGGTTCAGCCACGTCAGGCGCGTTAAAGAATAAAAGGCCTACCTGGTGATGAACCGTGAGTAAAGTCAAATATGTGGTTTCTGAAATTTTACAAATgagatgtgtgttttgacaCAATATTGCACTGCATGTCATTGTCTCTTTACtaagaaaatgttcattttgctGGTTGTTAGCTAAAAGAAATTCCTTTAGTTGTTGAAGTATAGAGttgcagtgacttcctgaagGCCCTGTTGTTGGGAAGCCAGGTCTGTGGATACATTTCTGCTCGGGCAAGGCTGGTGACTGTGTTTGGCGCACACTAGCTCACTAGCACACGCTCTCCTTTAACCTGCATTAAGTTATGTTTTCGGCCACTCGGGGGCAGAggcaacaagctgaaaacacaacattaaagatCAGTGTATAGGAtttagtggtgaggttgcagattgcaaccaactgcaTACACCTTGCCTCACCCTCTGCTCCCAAGCATGTAGTTGAACCTATGGTGGCCACTAAAAACACGAAAAATGTAAAAGTccctctctagagccagtgtttgttttcccattctgggctactgtagaaacatggcggtgtaACATGGCAGACTTCATGGAAGAGGACCCGCTCcgtctgtagatataaagagctcattctaaggtaatgaaaacacgattcttattttcaggtgattatatactaatgaaaacatacagtaattatcctacacactggacctttaacatCGCCTTATAAAGTTTATTTGGGGAACTTTTTTATCTGCTTATTAGCACATCTAGCAGATACagtatggagcaacattagcattcatttggagttgtgtttctggccaacCAATGAATGTAAGTgcagtattcactctccttttaactgctgaaggaaatatctggctctttagctgctaaatgcatGACTCTGTTCACAGGccatctttgtctgtctgctgtttggtacTCAACAGGTAGAGTACAGTGGGTTATAGAGCTGTTTGGTTGTAAATGCTGCCTGTTGTGGCTGAAAATGACAGTATGAGATCTGTGAGACTTAACCAAAACAGTGATGTTGCTGTAAAAtcaaacaatgagctgaaagatgctaaaatgcacCAAGGCATTGAAAGGAACTGCAGAGTTAATGTTTCTCTGTGGATTTGTTACAATGAGCAGCTCCTCTCACATTAAACATAATCATTTTATGCATTGTTAATATCAAAATATTGAGTATACCTAAGCTCAGTTAACTATGTGCACAGGGTCCATGACTTCCTGAACTGTAAGGTGTGTTAAAGATCAACGTCAGTGTAGCTCCTTTGCATTGCAATGCATTTGCAGTGGTTACCAACTGCTGCAGAAGCAGCACTTCCAGTGGCTCTAACAGATCAAATTTGTCTTGATCCTTTTATGTCAGTGCATTACATTTTGAGGAGATGGATGGCCTACATTAAGTTTTCCCCCCAGTGATCCAACATGGTATCCCATGGGTGCCTCACTGGAGCCTTAATAGAAATTCTTCATTCACTACATGGAAGTTCACACACAGTAATGTTTGCCTTAAGTTCAGTGAGGACATGAGCGAGTGTGTCTCTGTACTCAATGGCCAAATAAAACGGAGAAAAGACcaaatcataataataatgcaaataTATGTATGATACAAACAGGCAGGTGGCCAAATGGGCATCAACAAGGGCCAGAGAGGGAGTCTCATTTTTCCTCCTGACAGAAATGTCTACATCTAAGCATGTGTCCTTTAAGTAGAGTTTGGATTGtcaacaaatgaaaatatacTGTGTGAGCACTACTAGATGGCTGTTCCTAGGCCAGGACACACAAATCCCAGCTTCTGTGAAATACACAGCTCCTGCTGCCCCCATCCTACCCTCCATTTTGCGCAGGAAACTACCCAAGACTTGATCTTAATTAGTCTGGCACAGAGCAATAACATCCTCTGGGATTAGAGATTGTTGTGATAGATTAGTGCaggaaaactgacatttttttagTACTGGATGGGACAACAAAATGCTCTGGTCATGCAAAAATCTTGGATGtgaatttagttttttttaaagaaatgttatATACAGCTGTTTGGTGATCATGTAAATCTGGACCAAGTAATAGATGAGATGACAGCGCTTTGATCATACATTGTGCTGAAATTGAATAACTTTGATTAATTTCACAAgtatgtgttttgttgtgtcaGTGGAATTGGATCAGACATTCTCTGGGTGGTAAAGGTTGACTTTTCCTAAGCTACTTCTGTGGTTGGCTCAGTTGGGATTTAGAAATACTTAAAATCCAAGATAAACTTGACCATGGAGCCTGTGTTCGACATTTTTCAAAGCGATCAGAAATCCACTTTTACAACGTGgatgtttgagtttgtgttcatttgagGTGTGCCGCCTTTTCCAAATACTATGTAACATTCAATAATTCAATTGTCAGTCCAACTTTCCTTGAGTAACTGCACTCAAAGGCCTTTATTTTCCCATAAATTGATTTCTGTCTGTTCTTTagatttattttacagtcatCTGTCAAGAAATGTCGTCGATTGTACTGACTGGTCAACATCAGGTGGAGCGATTCCATTTTAAATGAACTTATTCTGAAATGTGAACGTTGACGATTAAAGAGCAGGCTTTGATCATTTTTCAGAGGCCATGACTGTTATGCTTAAAGAGGCACTCTCTGTGATTCTTGGCCCATGCATTATTTTCTGTATAAATTACATACAAAGAAAGCTTAAGAGGTGTTTCTCAAGGGCTCAACATTTTTTATGCCTACACTTCATTGGCAAATGCACTATGGAAAAGCTGAACTGTACTTGAAGTGCTGTATTTTAGTGTGGTTTAGAGCTGAGGTGGGGATCAATTGCTTGgtttttgcagcagcatcccAGAAAGCCCCAGAGAGGCAGGTCTGAAGGACAGGTGGGGAGCCACACAGTGCCACCTCAAACCACTGTCACCACGGCTGCAGAGGAGGGGGCTCACCACAGAGTTAGAGACCAGCATGCCCAGACAGGCAGGAGGCGGTCAAACACTGCCATgtctgtgtgcgagtgtgtaGGGCTGCAACTTGGAATCATTTTAGTTATTGATTAACCTgtcaatttgttttttttaatttggctGTTTCCAGACCTTCTGAATTGCAGCCCATGTAgacgtcttcaaatgtcttgttttgcccGAAACCTAAAGATGctataaaacagacaaaatcagcaaaacaaaacattggaGATGCTACAACCAgattatacagtgtgtgtgtgtgtgtgtgtgtgtgtgtgtgtgtgtgtgtgtgtgtgtgtgtgtgtgtgtgtgtgtgtgtgtgtgtgtgtgtgtgtgtgttgggggggctGGAAGAAAGTGATTATTGGGTCAACTTTTGCTTTCCTTTTTATATTCTTCCTTGTTGTGTCCTTGATTTTATCATTTTACTCTTAACATAATGTAAGAGTGTGAGGTCCCTTATAGCTTCTGTGGTGTGCGATTCATGTATGTAGTTGTCaagtttgatgtatttgtgcaCTCTGAGGTTGTACAGAGGGTGGCAGCAATTTTccttgcagaaggacaaatTAATCTAAATGAACGGTGATGATGCTGGTGCTGTTGTAGCTCCTCATCTCTGAACAGCCTCACAGTCTCAGAGAAACCAAATCTTATCTAATGCTTATTTCTATAaatccatttgttttcattgtctttctcttgattttattttgtgggTTGTATACTTAATTCTTCTCCTGTCTCTTTTATTCCCCTCTCTCTAACCTCTATGCTGTATAACCCTCTGGCTTGATGTgcaacataaaacaaataagacTACCCCATGTTCCTTTGTATAATGTGGCTCATGCTGCCATCTTCTGTTAAAGAAGCAGGCTTCATCTAAATGGCTCAATATTCGCTCACTGCCACATTATGTAATAGGCCTATGGAAACTATCAGTGACACTGTCGATATGAATTGGCATTAGTATTAATTCCTGCCACAAACATGCGAGACAAACTGAAACTGCATCTGTACGTTATGAACGCGGGTAACAGCCACAGCTCGTAACCCGCCATTAACATTGCTCACTCACCACTTAATACGACTCAATATAATCGTTAAACCTCGCGTTCGTCTGCTTAGTAAACACAATAAGGTCGACAACATCAGAAAATTCAAACAATGGTGGAAATATCGTCCATAAGATTTATGCAAAGCCGTTATCTTAAACACAGCCTGCGGTTTCTTTGTGGCGTCGGCCTGCGAGCGTTCCATTCATAGCAAGCCAATCAGAGTGGAGCTTACTCGGGTGTTCCATCCAATAGCGAAGCTGGTTTTTGTTCGGCCCTGTTGCGACCGCGGACAGACAGAAGCAAGTGGACCGGTTTGAAGCTAAGCTAATTCAGTCATATTACAGCTAgttaatttagattttttgcATCGGTACCGTTTGCAGCGCACGCGTGTATCTGTTTTCGAAAAATCAAAGCTACCTGTCGGTATCTTAGCTGTTAGGCTAAAAAGCAAAACTGGGCATTTATTTTAGTAAATCGCTTCTGTCCTGCTAGCTGAATTGGAAGCGGGTAGGCGCCAGTCGTGTTTGACAACAGCGCTATTCGGTCACGTTCcctgtgttgttgtttctaGCTGCCGACTGAACGCGCTAATTTCCGTTGGGTGTAAGCGGCAAAAAAGAAAGCTGTCGATAGCTTGAGTAAAGTTAATCATGGCAGAATTCCTGGAAGATCCGTCGGTTCTCACGAAAGATAAGCTGAAGAATGAGCTTACAGCCAACAACGTGCCACTTCCCAGCGGAGAGCATAAAAAAGAAGTGTATGTGCAGCTGTATCTGAAGAACTTGACCATACTGAACAACAAGAAGAGTCCACCTGCAGACACCTTTTCCAGCGACGAAGAGTTACCTGCGCCCGTGGTGTCCAACAAAAGTCGATCCGGAAGAGTAAGTTTTTtaattctgctttttatttgtgGGTGACTGTGTTAAGGTACTGTGCTCGTCTGTGTGGGTGGATAGAATAAATGTGGAAGGTGTAGTCAGTGTAAGACttgttttatcattgtcatttaaatgtttctgcAGAAAGCTACTAAAAAGACAGACAAGCCTCGCACGGAGGAAGTGGAGGTGACAGATCTCACTGATGAAGATTTAAGACAACAGCTGGCTAAACATGGTGTGGACTCAGGGCCCATTGTTGGTGAGTTCCCCGGAGGGCCTGTCCCAGacttttgtggaaaaacttgTCGTATTTTTACAACATGAGAAATAAGTTTAGGTTTTAGTTCTtcaaaggcacaaagacatttGATTAGGAATACATTTATTAGCATTATTTATTAACTTAACACAAAAAGTAATAAAGCAAgtctattttaatttttttgttgacctgtttgtaatttttattttattttttttaactatagCCCAACTCATGCTGAATATTTCTTTCCAAACATTTTTGCTAAGATTCTGCAATTTTTCAGCTACATCAGACATATCTGTATTTGAGTACTGCAAATTCTGGTTACTTATGACCCACATGTACAATACATACCACTGTCTATGCAAAATACAAACAGCCAATGTGTTGGTCCAGCTGATTCATCCGTCTAGTTTAAAACCTCAAATTcgctgtcagtcaaacatgaGCAGTGTTATGTATGTTCAGGTAGTCGTGTGTAAATAATGTGAGTTAACAGAACAAACACTGTAGAAATCCTACTGGAATTGAGGTCTTTCATATTCTTTTTTGCACCTTCCTTGTCCTCATTCAGCCTCTACCCGTAAGCTGTATGAGAAGAAGCTGCAGAAGCTTTTGGACCAGCCTCCAGCTGAACCTGAAGCTCCTACAGACATCACAACTCTCCCCAAAGCAGACAGTAACCAGAATGGCAACACAAATTCGGACCAGTACAGTGACAAAGAAGATGGTGAGCTCTGACCACACATTACTCGTCATCTTTCAAAGTTATGCATTACTGACAAGGCAAATAACTTGGGCTGGAAATGTCAGTATGTCACACTAATTGCTGTATTGATGTCTCTATGGATCGCCGTTGTGTTTACATTACATATGTTTTTAGAGGAGATTGCTGCGCCTGAGTCAGAGCCAGTACCTGTGGTAGAGAAGCctgtgaggagcagagggaaaacCCCAGTTACCGTCAGAACCAGCAGCAGACGACAAACCAAGGTGAGGCACTTTTTGCCATCCCCaacctcagagagagagggagagatgtgcGTATTCTAAGTTGTatgaacatgtttttatatGACACTGATAGGTGGTGGAGGAAATTACCGAAGAGACACCGAAGAAGGCCAGCAAGAGTGTTGTTGAAGATATCCTTGCCAATGAAATAAGCACGCCAACGGGCATCAGGTGAGAGTTGATGATGACAAAGCACATTAATCATGTCCTGCAAAATATTGTTCTGTTTGGAAAAACAGATTCACTAAAATGGTTTAGGCTTTACATAGAGGAACACCCTTCACCTTTGAAATACTAGttggcttttttatttttatttatttattttttgagttGAAGTTGAATCAAGGTCCATTTACTTAGCTTTTCCCTGAGCTTTCACTGTATTTCACATCCCAGTTAAGCAGTGGTAGCTGGAGGTAGCTTTCACATCCAGCACCAAAGACCAGAACAGAGACAGCGGTCATGACCAAAGCTCCTTCAGGGTTAGTCtttggtgagagagagagagagagactttatTGATTgcacactggggaaattaaattgtagagacatagaaaaagaattaaagacaataaataaaagatatagaataaaatcaactatatatgTAATTAACTATTTGGCATCAGATGTGAAAGCTATCTCCATGACAGCTGAGCAAAATCTGCTGAGAAAGACCATGAGATGCTTTTGAAAATCTAGCAAGTGGACCATGAGTTaagatcctgtgtgtgtgttcttggcCTAAACGTTTCATTGTGTTGTTTCCCTGATCAGTGCGACCTGTAGGCGTCCAATCCGGGGTGCAGCTGGTAGACCACTTAAACCAAGTGAATACTGGTTGGATGAGTCCCGTGTGCAGCGCGCTGTCCTCACTGAGAGCCGCTCGTACTCAGAGTCTTTCTCCAGAGTGGGCAGCACTGTCTCTTCGAGCAAAGCACCGGCCCGACGaggcttcctgtctgtgttgttcAAGCTCCTGCTCCTTGTTGTGGTGGGCGTTTCTCTCTACTA
This sequence is a window from Chaetodon trifascialis isolate fChaTrf1 chromosome 10, fChaTrf1.hap1, whole genome shotgun sequence. Protein-coding genes within it:
- the tmpob gene encoding thymopoietin b, translating into MAEFLEDPSVLTKDKLKNELTANNVPLPSGEHKKEVYVQLYLKNLTILNNKKSPPADTFSSDEELPAPVVSNKSRSGRKATKKTDKPRTEEVEVTDLTDEDLRQQLAKHGVDSGPIVASTRKLYEKKLQKLLDQPPAEPEAPTDITTLPKADSNQNGNTNSDQYSDKEDEEIAAPESEPVPVVEKPVRSRGKTPVTVRTSSRRQTKVVEEITEETPKKASKSVVEDILANEISTPTGISATCRRPIRGAAGRPLKPSEYWLDESRVQRAVLTESRSYSESFSRVGSTVSSSKAPARRGFLSVLFKLLLLVVVGVSLYYAYQNLDADQINTLKGLRDSVLVPLQGVVNNAATYLGVSSSDATESAGK